The sequence ttttaaatttattttcagaatttATTTCTGATTATGCAGATTTTTGCTATATAAATAGcctattattataaaatattattattattattattattaaaatggtCCATTTTTCCTAAGGCTTTTTCCAGCTGTTAGACAACAACCTAATACTGGTATCCTTTTCCCCTCTCCCCAGGTTTTTCCCTCGCTTTGGGATTACTCGCTCACAGAGGAATTTTTCCACATAGCTTTTATTTAGCCTCTCAATTTTCCTCTCATATCGCTGATGATCTGTGGCTGTAAAGTTTTAGTGAGTGCAGAAGCAAAGGCTGCCATCATTTCTCATGGAGCCAATATGGTGACAGATCTGGGCTGCCATTAGTCGCTGAGACGGAGCCAAGATGGCCGCTGCCGAGTGTCAGACGGGGCACCAGACGAACGTGGGAATGCGACACCTCCTCTACACTTGCTGGCtgttacatttaaatatattgcCTATATTTATAGCTTGAGGATGGAGACTGTCTCCTTCGGCGTGTTTGAAAATGAGCAGCAGCCATTAAACGCACACTGGCTCTTCCATCCAGACGTACCTGGGGTCTAGTTTGAGCAGCGATTTGAGGAAGTCTACGGCGAGGTGCGAGATGCCTTCGAAGACTTCTTCCGAGTAGTCCACGATGCCTTTGGAGACGTTCAGGTACGTCTCCTTCTTTTCGTCACCCAGGAAAGGGGACTCGCCCGTCAACATCACGTACGTCAACACGCCAATGCTCCTACACGGCAGAAAGAGTAGCGTTACACTCGGTCATATCGGTGCTGAACATTTTACACAGTCACGTATCCTGGCAGCTGTGGGAAACTCGTTACACAAACTGTTCTAGTGATAAGCAACGATAGCGATAAAGTAATATTTATAGGAATGCCTTGTCACGCTAGTCGAGTTATCAAATTGACcttataaaacaataaacacacaatgtcTTACTCACCACATGTCCGTAGCCGTGGACACTGGCTCGTAGCTCAGAATCTCAGGAGCTgggggtgaaagagagaaatcCATCTTTTATTCATGTTGTACTATTATCAGCAGTGAAATATAAAACGTTAACGGAGTTGAGGCTAGCAGTGTCAAGTCAAAGGCTTTCCAGTGGGGAATAAATTTACTGAATGAAACGTCAGCTATGGTGAACCCTGACGTGGGAATTTGTGTTATTGCTCAGTAGCATGACTGCTTTGAATGCATTGAGATCTCAAGTTACAGCCTCGTGTATCTCTGGAAGAATGAGAAAGGTTTTATTTCCCGAACCTTCAGAAGAGTCACGAGGCTGTAACAGATAGTAAATCCCTCTCTTAAATCATTTTCAAATCCAGTGAGAGCTATTAGAACTAAAACACTAGGTCACAGCTAGTCTGCAAGCTGCACCAAAAAATTAGGGATTctttatcaccaccaccaatcaTCTCGTACCGCTTTGAAGATGCCTTTTTCTCAAGGAGAACTGAGCCGCAAATTTCCAACCTATCCCACGCGCACGCTTTTAAGTAGATCAGTGTGGTTTTATACTTCAATCCAAAACTCCAGTTTTGATCTGTACTTCCTCCTGACCTTCATTCGACGCTGCAGATGTGACTCACCTACGTACTCTGGAGTTCCCAAGATCTCACGCACTTCGGACTTGTTGTCCACCTGACGGGACAGACCGAAATCTACGATCCTGATGTCCCCGAGTGGCTGAGCGCTGGTGAGCAGGATGTTCTGAGGCTggaacagacaaaaacacagacatgaggCGTTAGTGTTGAGGTCTGAACTGATCCTCACACGCTTGTGCGCATTTCAGATAGATTTTCCAAGACGAGCAAGTTAAATTCCTGCGCCTGCACGGAACGATTTGGAGAAAGGAACCGTTTCAACAGCAAATATGATGGACTGGTATGTCAAATTAAAACACTTCCTGAGGGGGGGAGAAAAACAAAAGGGCTTCATGAAGGGGATTTTTCCAACCTCTGCACCATCTAGTAAAATATCAGCCTTGCTTTCTGGTCTACTTTAACGTGCACTTTCTCTCGTCTATTTACCAGTGACCTGCGGTTTTGGCTGCTCCGACTAAATACAGCTGATGCATGACTTAAGGATGAAGTGCAACTTTTTCCtctggaaggttttttttttaccatctcAATAAATCTTTCGGTACGCAACCCTTTCTTTACACTCTCTCTGGAGCCTCTCGGAGATCTGATCAGACGAATCCTGTGCACCTTTTTAAATCAGTACCTGCTATACACACAGCTGTGATTAGCACAGGTTTATCGCCGGGCTTCTCTTCACCGGACCTGCCCGGGAAAACCGTGTCACGGACTACGACCTGTCTGTGGGTTTGGCTGGAACGCGCTGCTGTAACGACTTCGTGGAAGCGAACGGTAAAAAGTTTACGAGACCCTGAGCTCTAATTGCAGCTGCTCCGGTCTGACATTTCAGCTTCTGTGTGTTATGTAACTGGATACTTAACGTACACATGGAATGAAGACTGAATGTGGGTCAGAGTGTTTATGTAGACGtttacatgtgcacacacacacagattgctCACCTTCAGGTCTAAGTGAACGACGTTGTTGCGATGAAGGAAAGCTACTCCTGTTAGAATCTGCCGAACCAGCCGGATGACGTCGTCTTCGGTAAACGCTTCGTCTTCGTCCTCGGCCACGCACTGATTGAAGATCTCTCCTCCGGCAGCACTGCGAGACAGGGACacagaaagaaactgttactTAGTGCaactctttatttaaaaagcaattcAATTGGAAATCAAATCAATTCAGTACCAAAACCTATTGTGTAAACGAATATCTTCAATGCCTTACTGCGCAGACAAATGTCTCGCGCATTGGATTGAGAAATTCCTACTGCAGAAATTCCAGTTGAGAAACAGTTAAGAAAGAGCCATGTCGAACATCCTCTTGACTCACTGTTCACTCAATTCCACACTGAATCACTTTTATTACAAATTGACTTGCAAATTCTTTCAGACCTGCCATTCAAAACCGACAGGACGGAGTGTGAAGAACATTGTAATGCTGCGGCAGCACAGACGCCCACACCCTGGACTCACACGCTTTTCAGACTGCATAACGTCCCTGGATCACTTTGGCAGGGAAATTATACAGGAACCAGACACAAAGCCAGGCCTGATGCCAAGGGCTCCAGATATCACACCCATAAATCGCTAACTCTCAGCTCCAAACAGGCCAGAATTACGGCGGATTTATAGACGTTAATGTGAGTGCTCTTTGGCCCACGCTGACGGCCGAGTGAAGTTTCAAACCCTCCCACGGTTTGAGGTTCCTACTCCTACAGGCTGAGATTTAACCGACATACAACTCAATCTCCGACAAAGTGATATGTAAAACGGTAGAACTGTTGAGGATTTAGTATTGACAGAGCTGTCACTTGAATCAGATTCTCTGTGTCCTGACATGACATCAGTCATATAATAATTGTTAAAaggcagcgagagagagagagagagagcgcaagaacTACCAGATCAAGGTATTACTCATTTCGCAAAAACTCGTTCCtgagaagcagaacagaaaaacTTTCACCCTGTAATCAGGCGCCAAGGGAACAAAAGCTGAAGTGTTGGCTTGGTATTTTCccctctcctgtcaatcacagtatcAGTCGCCAACAACAAGCATCAGTGTATGTAgaagacactgttacactgtcccttgatgcagcatgagcagaaTGTGCCTCAAAGGAGAAAGCACATGTTTTCCTTCACCCTCCCTGGCTGGTAGGTGTTATAGGATAACACACGGCGAGTccaaattagggagaaaatggatatttaataataattaaaaaacgcTTGACGAGCATCAGGCTTGCATAATGATTACAGCTCAGCAAAGTGTGtgggattttttctttttttaaagatttcacGTGTGTACATTGTACACTTCATTTGTTACACAACACCGAAAGCCAGCTGTGTAAATAACTGGGGACCCGAGCATGGCTTATCGGCCTGGCCATCGGCTCGCAGTTAATTAGATATAGTCTCGGTCCCGCACGCACTCGGTGCTGAACTAGATGCTGCACTTGCTGTTCGATGCAGCGGAAACCAGAACCTAAAAATATGACTTTGGAAGGTGGATTTCTGGACTGACGCTGTTTGACCTGCAGATTCTATGACAACAGAGCAAAAGGATAAACAGTGCTTTTATATtagttatatttattacagCGATCCTTGTCTAATATTCTTAGACGTTACTAGAGTCTCTATCCAGCTGCCGTTATTCAGAGGCGCTCCATCTTTTACCATCCTTTACCTCACATGAAGACCTGAAAGCACGACATCCTGTGCATTTCTTTAGATGTCTCACGGTGAGCAGTTTCATCTAGTAATGTCATATTCATTACCAGGCCACCACTCGCATCATGAGAGGATATTTCTTCTGTGCACATCCTCCCAAGTCTGCATTTGTTTCAGTGAAGCGAGGAAGAAAACAGACACGAGAAGATGATGGAGGCTGAGTCAAAACAAAACCAGTCAGCCGGTGAACTGATGGCATTCTGGCTGCCTTTCTTGTAAAACTTCGCAGTTTTAGCTTTGAGAAGCATGCGATAGAGACACCATCGCTTAGGATTGTGCTCTGTACTGAGGATGTggttgtggctgtgtgtgtatgcatgctgCTCTGTTTTTAGAAGTCGGTTAAAGCCTAGCAAGAAAAGCCACAGGAAATGGAACAAATCATTTCTCTGCATCTCCTACGCTTTCCTTTATGCTCACGACATTTTGTGTCTCTGCTTGCAGAAAGGAGGCCGATGAAATGTGTAAAAAGTGTTAAAGCAGAGGAATGATGCGTTTAGCCTCAAACAGACAGCTATGATTTAAACTGAAGCATCATTGTGTTCTCACTCTGTATGAACTCAAAACTTACTCAAAGCGAACTCAGAacaatggacacacacacacacacacacacacacacacacacacacacacacacgaagacgATGATGAGTGACTGCAAGAGCGGTTATCATGATAAGCGGATAAACCACCAAACCAAAATGAATGATTAGCCAGAAGAAATTCCTAATAAGgcaatgacacacactgtagtgcCTACATGtacgcgcatgtgtgtgtgttcacactcgTCTACGTCAGGCTTGTTAATTGACGCACAGCTGATCTTCAGCAGAAGTCGATAAACCGTGCACAGGAAGTGGGCTACTGAATCAGACGCAGATGCAATCTACCGTTTCTCATAAGTTCTGACACTCGCCACCAGCATCCGCAGTGTTAAAGCAACATTcaggggaagagagaaagaagtagTGCAGACTCTGTGAAAGTGTGCCTGCTTTGACAAGAAGGGAAAattgaaagaagaaaaaaccctgattaaaaagaaagaaaaaaagaaagcgaAGTGGTTTGGGAAATGTTTCTCAGGGTTAATTGGAGTCTCATTATAGATTGTTATCGACTCTGGGTACTGACGCAGCTCGCAGTCTGAGATTCGGTCTGAGCGTATTCTGCAAGACCTCCCTGCACGTGCACATGTGACAAGATACAAGATCATCTCCATCTTTAAAGATGATCTGGTGATTTCATGGGCCATGAGGCAGCAGGTAGAAATGGAGCATGACTGGaggggagagagcgagagacagacagggggggagggggagagagagagagagagagagacagagtagaCGACAGTGCTGTCATGACCTGACAGTTTcactgtgtctttctgtcttactGGCACTCTGTCTATATCTTAGTCATAACccaattctgtgtgtgtgtgtgtgtgtgtgtgtgtgtgtgtctgaatctgGTACCTGGACAAACttgagaaaataaatacatgcaacACCACTACATTCTCATGTGGGGTGACTTTAAGGTTAGCGTTTCTCCAATTTTTGATGGTTATTAAGATGGAACGTCGGACTCGCCTCATCGGAAACCAGCAGAAACAGCTCCAGGGttttctcacactcactcacacaataaatgtaatatatgcaAGACATGTCAGATATGCCAAACATGACATGATGCCCGGATTATTTTTATGTAGCATCTATAGCAAGGTGTGTCTCGACAGTGAAAATGGGAGACGATACGTTTagtgttgagaaaaaaaaatatattttagcgTCCAAAAGAGCTACATACCGGGACATTTGTCGTACGCTGTGCATCATGTTAgtcgaagtgtgtgtgtgtgtgtgtgttaaacttaCTATTCGAGCACCAGGATGATCTCGTGGCTGGTCTCGTACACCTCATGCAGTCCGACCACGTAAGGGTTGGCTTTGGCTGCTTCGAGCACGGCGATCTCATTCAGGATGTCATTTCTGCAATCCTCACCCTTCCTCCGTTTGCGGAGGAACTTGGCAGCGTACTCGTTCTGTGTGGCCTTCTCCACACACTTCTTCACCACGGCAAACTTCcctctggagagagagagagagagagagagagagagagaatgattagTGGTCTAAAATGTGTTAAAACATCTTTTGTTTTATGAAAGATTACTGACTAAAATCAAGGAGAAactaaattaaactaaataaatagagGAAGCATCCGAGTCAGAATATCTAATATGCAAATTCAGGCCGTATAATAACCGGTTTTCTTGGGAAAAGATACAGCTATGTAGGATAGGCAACATTGTCAATTTGCATATTCAGTAATTATGCGCGAATGTTGTACTCTTACACTGTGCAGCACTGCACCTGGAACATTTTGTTTATGAGTAAGGACTGTAGAAAtcttaaacacaaacaaaatgtcaCTCATTTCTAAATAAACCCTTATGGAAATCGATATATTTCAAATACCTCCCTGTTTGTTGCATTCGCTACTTGTGCAATTAGCAATTTAATCTTAAAAAAACTGTCGCTTTGCAGGAGCTTCTGTCTGCAGTGAACCCACATACTGGCCTATAAAAGCTAGAGTGACATTTTAGACGTTTGGGAAAGCTTCCCATCAGAGCATCGTCAGCTGATGCCGTGTCCCCACACGAGGCGGCAAGCGACTCGCCTGCTGCCCACAATGACTCACGGCTGCCGCTTATGCAGCTTTCATGATTACTGAGATGAAGAAAATCCACACGCCTCCGATACCACAATCTGACCAGGCACTTCCTTGTTACGGGTCAAAAAAAATCCTCAGAGGCTTTAACGACCTCGATAGCGCTTGATTAGAACCGAGTTACCGTTTCAACCACTTGACTCATTTCTTTCTTGCTATCTGTGCTGCTTCTTCTGACAGCCTGACAATctgaggacaacaacaacagtcaGGGCATAAggatctcctcctcctcctccacacagGGGTCTTTCCCTACATCAGATGTCTAACCCACACTTCAGCGATTACTTTAAAGAGTCAACACATACCCCCcccttgaaacacacacaatgcccgGGCCACCAGTTTGTACAATCCTTTGTCCAGCAACCAGAGGAACAATTTGCTTGTAACTCCGCCTTCACTGCTTCTTCTTTAGGAAGCCTCACAATAAGACACACTATGGTCTGTATGAAGCACGGGAGGTGTATGTGGGTGGTAGGGGACATAACAGACCACCCAGTATATACCCTACTGATAAATGGTGCCCCCATCTCTCGGTGTATCTACTCATGTTCAACACAAAAGAAGAATGCTCTGGAgtgacccaaaaaaaaaaaaaaaaagttagaggGCACAATGCTGATCATCATAATTCACTAAGACCATAACCACTGTGTAAAGCGCTGCAGGCTGTAATTACGGCTCCTTCAGCATCTGGTATTCGACTGTTCTCCATATGCAGCGTCTTTTTTTGTTTCGGTTTTTAAAACCATTCTAAAATCAGGAATATGAATGAAGTGTCCCTGTTCGCCCCTCAGCCTCACTGATCTGCAATCAGAAAGTTTAAAAGGATGtttttcacacactgtgtagACAGGAAACACGCTATGTGGTTACACAACCCAGATGCAGTAGTGGTTATAAATCCTGTACTAAACCAACACAGACACTTGTCCTCTTTTCTCTCCCACCCTCACTGTAATGTGCAAGTCTGCgagtatagaaataaaatagaaatacaaCCATGGATGTCTCTCTGCAGTTGTTGTCCTAAACAACTTGCCACCTTAAAATGCTACAGTATTTTTACAGTACTGTAGCATTTTAACGGCTACAGTAATGGACAGCCCAGAGGTCACGGCTTGGTAATGGACACTCCAGTGCCTAAAGCAGTGGAGTCACGGCAATAGACAGTCTAATGGCCATGGTATGGTAATGCCAATGCATATAGAAACGTCGGTCCAGTGGCCACAGCAAAGGATACAGCAATGGGTAATGGATACAGTAATAGATACAGCAATGGGCATTGGATACAGCAAGGGACAGTCCAATAGCCATGGCAATGGTAGACCATGTCTCTGAGTACACAACTCATGCAGATTGTTTTGGACAAATAAAATATCCTACAAATGCAGACTTATCCCATAAAAATGTCCTCTTACTAGTCTCCACAAAACTTCTAAAAACCTGCACTTGCTGCTGTACCTGATCAGCACACAGTAACGCAAGAACAAGGGCAAGATCAACTCCTTCTAGGACCCTCAGGGGAAGTTCCTAAAATGACACtcgaccaaaaaaaaaaaaaaaaaaagagagagagagaaagagagatgaaatcAGGCCAGTGTCCTATACAGCGCTCAGAAGTGGGACACTCGCAAAGACTTATATCAGGGAAAATGAAGGGAGAAGCACTTTCTGGCACAGAAATCTGTCTCTTTTTTGGTCTGTCTACTTCTGAAGCAGTGATATGTGATGAcctgaacaaattaaaataattaaagagagagagagagaggagagagagacattccTTTGTCCAACCGACGAAGAAAACATGTGttcatttccatttattcaAAGCGATTTCCAAATGAACCGACAGCTGAGGTTCGACAGCAGACATGAAATGAATGATGAGACAGAATGTGTAAACATGACAAGTAAAGGTAAAGCATCTACACACAGGTATCTTCTTAGACTGAAGTCTCATggctcaagtgtgtgtgtgtgcacgcatgtgtGTTATATGCATGCAGCAGGTGGTGTTTGGGTGCAGGAAGGCACGATATTTTGACTGCCTGTTCTCATAGAGCTGGATCTTGCCTCAGATCTGGATTTCTCTTTCAACTGCAGATCAGATAGCATGCATTACATAAAGAACTATGCGCCCCGTGACACATGCATGTGGGGTCATGAATGTTTTCATTCAGTGAAAAAGAGCATTCCAAGAATCTGTGAAAGCAAACAGATTTTATCGCCATAAATTGAAACCCCGTCTGCCGGCAGATATCCATCTGAGAAAATGCCCTGCTGAAGTTTTCAATATTACGGACTGATTAAATGCTCCATGTTAACACCCAGTGCTGGAATTTCACCTAACATTTTGTCTTATCTAAAAACCACAGCGAATGCGGGATCTTGGATACGTTAACTGACATCCAGGTCTCTCGGAACTAggtcttttttttgcttcttctgAGCCTCGGGGAATTGTGTCCACAAGACTGGACATAAATCTTTTTTCCAGCTTAAGAAACCAAATGCTGAGCCACAGATAGCAAAACAAAGCACTAATTAGAAAGcctcacaataaaaaaaaaatcaatattttgtCCAAAATTCACATTAGTACCATTACCCCCCCATCCTTTTCACCAGGATGACACACTGGACTTTTAGACTCTTGTGTCTCTCTATTCTGGGACATACTTTCATTAATTGTTATCTAATGCATCAGACTCATAGCTTCAGGGCAACTAAACCTTGTCTTTGGGTGATGTAATAggtttcagataaaaaaaacgACTTTAAATAGCCATTgcttataaatatttctttaactTAATTGTACTAAAACCCTATTTACCTTAGCCTGAGATGCATTATATCTATATGAAGCCTTGAAAGAGGGAGCAAGtgaaatgtaactaaataaaaagCAGTTCATGAGTCAAGGAGAAATAAAAGGAGTAAAATTATGGTTAGTCCAGCTGTGTGAAGTTAATGACCACCAatgaacatgcaaaaaaaacaaaaaacccggACTGAGCGCGTGCCCAAACCCTGTAAAGGTGAAAGGTGCGGGTTTACCTGCCGAGTACTTTGCTGACGAGGTCGTAGTTGTTATTAAAAGGCTCTGTGCGGATTCTTGTGTGGATTTTGGTCATCATTGcgctattattattgttgttcttgCTGGAGGAGTCCAACATTGTGGCGTTGAGAAGTGCACGGACTAAACACGGTTTTAATCACGCGAACACTTCAGTCCATCAAGGTGAACGCGCTACAGCAGGGCTGACCTGCCTGAAGATTCCGCCTGCGCAGCTGCGGTCAATTATTCAACAAGAGCAAAAAAAACGCCTGAACTGAGAACAAATCCTGGTTTCACTATTTATTTTAGCGAGtagttttttagttttaaagCCTCTGCAGACTGGTATTAGATACTCCAGTAGCGTCCTCCGCGCGTGAACGTGCCGTCAGGTCTGAGCACGAGCGCACACACGCTCTGGACAATAAGATAGATGTTCCTCAACTCCGCCCCACAAAAAGGACGAGGGGCGGGGCTAGGCTAAACATTTCAGTCAGGAACTGAAGAAGGACTACAGTGCAGtgcataatataaatatttctgtaataagtAAATGTAcatgaattattttcttttatttttcatctacAATAATATTtgacctatctatctatctatctatctatctatctatctatctatctatctatctatctatctatctttatctctctctttctatttatttgtttatttatttattttatttatttattatttatatctacCTATTGCTGAAATTGTCAcccatttttattataatatataattatatattataattataaatatacatataataaaatataatttattattataatactatataaaatataatatattattttaaaattattagtaaatttcagatatta comes from Hemibagrus wyckioides isolate EC202008001 linkage group LG02, SWU_Hwy_1.0, whole genome shotgun sequence and encodes:
- the stk17al gene encoding serine/threonine kinase 17a like, yielding MLDSSSKNNNNNSAMMTKIHTRIRTEPFNNNYDLVSKVLGRGKFAVVKKCVEKATQNEYAAKFLRKRRKGEDCRNDILNEIAVLEAAKANPYVVGLHEVYETSHEIILVLEYAAGGEIFNQCVAEDEDEAFTEDDVIRLVRQILTGVAFLHRNNVVHLDLKPQNILLTSAQPLGDIRIVDFGLSRQVDNKSEVREILGTPEYVAPEILSYEPVSTATDMWSIGVLTYVMLTGESPFLGDEKKETYLNVSKGIVDYSEEVFEGISHLAVDFLKSLLKLDPRTRVTAEECLSHLWLNTDSNSRNLITITATTTPTSTSTGDEQETSQSESEPESPDSSPELSDIPLYTTFPVQGDLKTGRDTFTFTESFPTRPEMQQELIC